From a region of the Methylocystis hirsuta genome:
- a CDS encoding DNA/RNA non-specific endonuclease, whose protein sequence is MYFMRIALMSNIYASRLDEVVAARVAETTKQIEHSLNQIAAGNPLGAEFQEERQIERLQAKACVSRQQAEALAASIKSSAHTVESAAEAEHVPPPNGREAIWGSTLDFIGVNFFARGRLAANAVARVAFRDGRPQGTGFMVAPNLFLTNHHVIASTSDALRLCVEFEYETGPNGETLPVTRFTFDTQRCFVSDGIEGLDFTLIGVGERLYGERRLEDFGFIPLSDAGDKHMLGEVANIIQHPQGRLKEVVVRENQLVARDALNRVLHYVADTEGGASGSPVFNNQWEPIALHHWGTPWLEGKSEIGPSREVNEGIRISAIVKFLRRVAPTASGRTAESLRSALSVWEGSARVAEAAIPPRSEFSRTQRDEVIPDAPRIEPDGRVTWTIPIEFSLRLPGSFGGSRNSEAEPVQLTASTPVAPEAEARRRDEDFTDRGGYEPGFIPGFIVPLPKTAPDHTPAKNLQALPGEDPHELRYHHFSIVANAQRRLAYFTACNIDGSRVKAVNRKDKTVTAEPTLKQLGVESFEPEAADAFRPDPRLSTDEQMTKVFYDNQNVPGFPDKDSGERRARMFQKGHITLRGDPAWGTDDMAISAERDTFFYTNAAPQVGYFNQGSPLDRPGAKGKLRWRAVETFILRNAVTMRKRVTVLAGPIFADNDPEYRFGSRIPMKFWKIAVWADQDGLRSLALIADQAELLKVMPEGILSAEAFLDDTEILRVSEFLTTVKEIEAATSLDFGDAVRDADVRKDAERINVIDGETPETLRPIRRRISPAPTERRPSRARKSRTGQ, encoded by the coding sequence ATGTATTTTATGAGGATTGCCTTGATGTCTAATATTTACGCTTCTAGGTTGGACGAGGTTGTGGCCGCGCGCGTTGCCGAAACGACCAAGCAAATTGAGCATTCCCTTAATCAAATAGCCGCTGGCAACCCGCTCGGCGCGGAGTTCCAAGAAGAACGGCAAATCGAGCGGCTGCAGGCTAAGGCCTGCGTATCACGTCAGCAGGCGGAAGCTCTCGCAGCGAGCATCAAGAGCTCAGCGCATACAGTCGAGTCCGCTGCGGAAGCTGAGCATGTGCCTCCCCCCAATGGCCGCGAGGCAATTTGGGGGAGCACGCTCGACTTCATCGGAGTCAACTTCTTCGCACGCGGACGCCTTGCAGCGAACGCGGTCGCGCGGGTTGCTTTCCGAGACGGCCGGCCGCAAGGCACTGGTTTCATGGTAGCGCCAAACCTGTTTCTCACCAATCATCACGTCATCGCTAGCACGTCAGATGCCTTACGCTTATGTGTAGAGTTCGAATACGAAACCGGACCGAACGGCGAAACGCTGCCTGTGACGCGGTTTACATTTGATACACAGCGATGCTTTGTCTCAGATGGAATCGAGGGTTTGGATTTCACGCTAATTGGAGTCGGTGAACGGCTCTACGGAGAGCGTCGCTTAGAAGACTTTGGCTTCATTCCGCTTTCTGACGCCGGCGATAAGCACATGCTTGGCGAGGTGGCCAACATTATTCAACACCCGCAAGGTCGCCTCAAAGAGGTTGTCGTACGTGAGAATCAGCTTGTCGCTCGCGACGCCCTCAATCGAGTTCTCCATTATGTCGCGGACACAGAAGGCGGCGCGTCAGGTTCTCCTGTATTTAACAATCAGTGGGAGCCTATAGCGCTTCACCATTGGGGAACCCCTTGGCTGGAGGGAAAATCAGAAATTGGTCCCAGTCGAGAAGTCAACGAGGGAATCCGCATCAGTGCGATAGTCAAGTTTCTGCGGAGGGTGGCGCCGACAGCTTCAGGAAGAACAGCCGAATCGCTGCGAAGCGCTCTTAGCGTATGGGAAGGTTCAGCGCGCGTCGCTGAAGCGGCGATCCCGCCAAGGTCAGAGTTTTCGCGAACGCAAAGGGATGAAGTTATCCCAGATGCTCCGCGGATCGAACCCGACGGTCGCGTGACGTGGACAATTCCGATCGAATTTAGTTTGCGTTTGCCGGGCAGTTTCGGCGGCAGCCGCAACTCGGAGGCCGAACCTGTACAGCTAACAGCGTCAACTCCTGTTGCGCCCGAGGCAGAGGCCCGACGACGTGACGAAGATTTCACTGACCGCGGAGGTTATGAGCCGGGATTTATCCCAGGATTTATCGTGCCGCTCCCAAAGACGGCGCCGGACCACACGCCTGCGAAAAACCTACAGGCGTTGCCCGGCGAAGATCCGCATGAGCTCCGCTATCACCACTTTTCGATCGTAGCGAACGCTCAGCGTCGGTTAGCTTATTTTACGGCCTGTAATATCGACGGCTCGCGCGTTAAAGCAGTAAATCGGAAAGACAAGACTGTCACAGCAGAACCGACACTTAAGCAGCTGGGCGTTGAGTCGTTTGAACCCGAGGCAGCGGATGCCTTCCGTCCAGACCCCCGACTGTCAACTGACGAACAGATGACTAAGGTCTTCTATGACAATCAGAACGTTCCCGGTTTCCCTGATAAGGACTCTGGAGAGCGGCGGGCGCGAATGTTCCAGAAGGGCCATATTACGCTACGCGGAGACCCAGCATGGGGCACGGATGACATGGCAATTTCCGCGGAGCGCGACACCTTCTTCTACACAAATGCAGCGCCGCAGGTAGGCTATTTCAATCAAGGTAGCCCGCTGGACCGCCCTGGCGCGAAAGGAAAGTTGCGATGGCGAGCCGTCGAAACATTTATTCTTCGCAATGCAGTTACAATGCGGAAAAGGGTCACGGTTTTAGCTGGCCCGATCTTTGCGGACAACGACCCGGAATATCGCTTCGGCTCGCGAATCCCCATGAAGTTTTGGAAGATCGCGGTCTGGGCAGATCAGGATGGTTTGAGATCTCTCGCGCTGATAGCCGATCAGGCCGAGTTGCTTAAGGTTATGCCGGAAGGCATTTTATCCGCAGAGGCATTTTTAGATGATACTGAGATATTACGAGTTTCCGAATTCCTGACGACGGTCAAGGAAATAGAAGCGGCTACGAGCCTAGATTTTGGCGATGCGGTGCGCGATGCCGATGTGCGAAAGGACGCTGAACGCATAAATGTTATCGATGGTGAAACTCCGGAAACGTTGCGGCCTATACGGCGCAGAATCTCGCCTGCCCCCACGGAACGACGCCCGTCTAGGGCTCGCAAGTCGAGGACTGGGCAATAG
- a CDS encoding SixA phosphatase family protein gives MRRLLLLRHGKADRHSAGGDRQRPLTRRGMEDARRMGEYLRDADIVPGLAVASDARRAKQTLDQVLDAFPGHVTHLIENTIYLATVDHLVEILRQTPDKVATLLAVGHNPGFAELAAWLAGSGAAEDLALMRSKFPTAALAMLDFESDHWGDVGRGGARLARFVTPGILRGEATEDPD, from the coding sequence ATGCGTCGACTCCTGCTCCTGCGCCATGGCAAGGCCGACCGGCATTCGGCCGGCGGCGACCGCCAACGTCCGCTCACCCGTCGAGGGATGGAGGATGCGCGGCGCATGGGCGAGTATCTGCGCGACGCCGACATTGTGCCGGGCCTCGCCGTCGCCTCCGATGCGCGTCGCGCCAAGCAGACCCTCGACCAGGTGCTCGACGCGTTTCCAGGCCATGTCACGCATCTAATTGAGAATACGATTTATCTTGCGACCGTCGACCATCTGGTCGAGATTTTGCGGCAGACGCCCGACAAGGTCGCGACGCTGCTCGCCGTCGGTCACAATCCGGGCTTTGCGGAGCTTGCCGCCTGGCTTGCGGGTTCAGGCGCGGCGGAAGACTTGGCGCTGATGCGCTCTAAATTCCCAACGGCGGCGCTGGCGATGCTCGACTTCGAGAGCGATCATTGGGGCGACGTCGGCAGGGGCGGGGCGCGACTTGCGCGTTTCGTTACGCCGGGCATTCTACGGGGCGAGGCGACGGAAGACCCCGACTAG